TCGCAGGGCCTCACCCATACCGAAAAGCGCGGGCCCGTATGAGGGCGCCTCGGCCAGGGCCCGCTCGAAGAAGCCCAAGGCAGGTTTGGGGCGGGACTTGTCGAGCATCACATACCCAAGGCCTGCCAAAGCCTCGGCGCCCTGAGGTTTTTGCTTCAGCGCCTTGTCGTAGAGCCGAAACGCCCTGTCCGGCGCACCATTTTCGAGCAAGCGATCGGCAGCAGCGACGAGGGGCTCGTAGTGCGTAGGCTCGGCGATCGCACCCGCGCCCTCGTCGGCCCGCGGCGCCGGCGGGGGCACCACCGCCACGGGCGGGGCAGACGGCGGGGCGGCCACCGCGGGGGGTGGCGCCGGCCGCGGGGGCGCCGGCCGCGCGGCCTCGGGCGGGCGGTCCAGAGTCTGCGGGAGGGCGAGGGTCGAGGCAGTCGTTCCCGCCGGGGGCGGCGCAGGGCTCTTCGGGGCGAGAACGCCAGGCCCTTTGAGCCACACCACAGCCCCGATCCCCGCGGCGACGACGAGGGACGCAAACACGAGGATCCCCGTCCTGCGCACCGGCACCACCGCCGTCGACGGCTCTTCCTCGGCCGTCATCGTGGGTGTGTCTCCCCCGGCAGACCACCGATCGAGGGCTTCGAGTTCCGGCGCTGGCGGGGGTTTGCGCGGGGCCGGCGGGGCTTTGTGCGGCGCCGGGGCGGCGGTCGCCCCTCGGTCCGGCAGCTCCGCCGAAAGGCTCGCCACCGCAGCGGGGCTCGGTCGAGGGGAGCCGATGCGCCGCGCGCGTTCGGCTTCGCTCTTGAGGCTCTGCGCGTCCACCGTGGCACGGGCCGCGCGCGCGCGGTCGGCTTCGTCGACCACGTCGAAAAAGGGCGCCAGCTCCACGATCTCTCCCAGACGCCGCCAGGCCTGACCCGTGCGCGAAATCTTGTCTTCCCGGGTCACCTTGCGTTCGATGATCCATTTCTGGAGCGAAGTGAGGTTTCGGAAACGGTGAAGGCGGCCGTCGGAGGTCTCGAGTAGCCACTCGGCAGCAGGGGGCGAGGGCAGCGCAGCCTCCGCCATCGCAGCCGCCGGCACACGGGACACGGTGAAGGTATGCCCACAGGTCGCGCACTGGACGGGACAGCCTCCTGCAGGCACGGCATCGTCATCGAGCTCGTACTCGGTGGCGCAACGCTCGCAGCGAACATCCATGAAAAGGCGAAGCCTCAGGGTGCAGTGATGGGAATCCGCCGCGCGCGGGCCCCTCGACGAAGGTAACGGGGAAGGGACACGAGCCCAGCGAAGCGCGCCTCGCATCCCTTGGCGTGTGGCTGTTTTATCACAGGGACGCCGCCCGCAGAAAACCCTGAGCGCCCCGGTACCCGCTCGTCACCACGCCAGCCCCAGCAAGAACAGCGCGAGCCCCATGACGAAGGCCAAAACCGCGCCAAGCGCGGGCCCACGGTTGAGCTTCAACGCCGGCGTCAACCCCCGTGTCATGAAGGCCCACGCGCCTCCCACCCACAGGAACAGGCCGGCCAAGGCCACCAGCGCCGGAAGGGGCCTCGGCCCGGGCAAGGCGTTCAGTTTGTCGCGGTGAAAGCTCTCTCGTCGTGCGAGGCTTTCAGGGGTGTCCGCCTGTCCGACGCTCTCCCACCGCGCGTACAGCGTGGCAAGCCGCTCGTTGGCTTTCCGGAACGCCGCCGCGTGAGGCAGATAGATCGACCGGGTGGCCAGCACGGCGGTTCGCAGAGCTTCGAGCGCACGCCGCTCGACGTCCGCATTGGGAGGGGCATCCGGCGAGGGAAACGCGAGTGTCTCCAGCCGATTGAAGGCCAGGGCCGCATAGGGATTCCCTGGATAGAAGGCGCGCGCGGCGTCCAGATGGTGCGCGATCGCCTCGAGCGTGGCGCCCTCCGTCTCGAGGGCGCGCCCCCGCGCGAGTCCTGTCCGTGCCTCCCAGGTGAGCCTCCCGAGGACGACGAGCAACGCGAGCAGCAAGGCCGTTCCGAGCAGGGACCAGGTCTTTCGTGGCCGGAGGGACACCGTCTGCACCTTGGCACAAATCGGGCGCGAATGAGCGGGCTCAAACGAAGTCGCGGCGTCTGAAAATGAGGATCGCCGCCCCGAGCGCCAACGCCGAGTACCCGAACCCGTAGAGCGTCGTCCACACGAGGTACGAAGCGTCCACGAACGCTTGATGCACGGTCACGCGCTCCACTCCCACGATCGTGCCTGAAGGAAAGAACAAATGAAGGTTCGGGATGAGCTTCGTGAGCGCCGCCACGACGAGCCCAGCCCCCCCTCCCATACGCCGGCCCATTTCGAGGAGGTCGGGCGTCGACCGCCCCACGATGAACAGCCCGAGCGCAAAGAGCCCTGACAGAAACGGGGTCGAGAACGCCGAGAACACGAGCGCTATCGACGTGACTACCACCACATTGACGAAGAGCAACCACAGGGCCTTCAACATGGCGGGCTCCACGTCGGCCCCCTGCAGCAGCAACATTCCCTGCGCCACCATACCCATGACGGTGACCTGCACGGCGAGGGTCATCACCATGCCCATCCATTTACCCAGCACGAATTGATGCCGGTCGATGGGTTTGGGAAGCAAGGTGTAGATCGTTTTGAGCTGGAGTTCCTTGTAAAGGAGGTTCACCCCCAAAAAGATGGCGATGAGCACCCCAAACACGTCGACACCAAAGAGGCCAAGGTCGCGGGTCAGGCGGAGGCCTTCTCCGAGGGTGAACTCACCCAAAAAGAAGGAAGCCAAGATCAACGCAAGGGCAAAGAGCAACAGGCTGTAGAGGACCTTGTTGCGGACCGCTTCGCGAAACGTGTTGAGCGCGATCGCCAAAATCTGTGTCACGGTCGCCCCTCCGCTTGCCGGCTCTGCTCCTCCCCTGGCATGCCTCTGTTGGCCTCGCGGACGAAGAAGGCCTCGAGCGACTCTCTGCGAGGGGACACGGACATCACATGGGCGCCCGATGCCAGAACGGCCTGCAGGTAGGCGTCCACATCGGCGCCACCCGGCACGTCGAGCCTGATGTCCTCGCCGCTTTCGAGCCGGTCCGTTCCCGGCGGGGGCGTGGGGAGGGGCCGATCCACCGACGGCCTCAAGAGCAGCTCCGTGGCGACGATTTTGGCCGAGAGCAGCTGCGTGAGCGGCCCCTGGCTCACCGTGCGTCCCCCTACCACCAAAGCAACCCGATCGCAGATCATCTCCACGTCGGGCAAGATGTGCGTCGAGAAGAAGATCGTCTTGCCTTCCCGCTTGAGGGAGACCATGAGATCGCGCACATCCTTGCGCCCAAGCGGGTCGAGCCCCGTCATCGGTTCGTCGAGGATGACGAGCTCGGGGTCGCCCATGAGCGCTTGTGCGATGCCCACCCGCTGAAGCATCCCCTTCGAGAACTTGCGCAAGGGGCGTCCGCGGGCGTGTTCGAGGCCCACCCGCCCCAAGAGTTCGTCTCGCCGCTGCCGGGTCTTGGCGCCAGACAGTCCCACGAGCCGACCCACGAAATCGAGGAACTCCTCTGCCGTCAGGTACTCGTAGAAGTAGGGCGTCTCGGGCAAGTAGCCGAGGCGCCGCTTTGCTTCTCGATCAGCCACCGGCCGCCCCAGCACCCGTGCCTGCCCCCGATCGGGGAAAACCAGGCCCATCAGCATCTTCATGGTCGTGGTTTTTCCCGCGCCATTGGGCCCCAAAAACCCGAAGATTTCCCCCTGCTGCACCTCGAAGCTCACCTCCCGCACGGCTTCGACGCGCTTGCGAAAGAAGCCCAGACGGAAGGTCTTCGAAAGGTTTTCGGCAAACAAAGCCGGCGGGCCGGACATCGCTCAACTCCCCGTGTCGCTTAGATGACGCCGGTACCAATAGACCGTTCGCAACAACCCTTCTTCGAGATCGATGCGCGGCTCATACGCGAGCAGCTCGCGCGCCTTGCTGATGTTCGGGATGCGCAGTTCGACGTCGGGGTGATCCCAGGGCACGAACTCGATGTGACTCGACGAGGAGGCCAGCCGCACGATCTCGCGGGCCAAGCTGTGAATGGTGAGAGTCGAGCGCGGGTTGCCGATGTTGAACGCGTGCCCCACGGCCTCGTCGCGCGTGATGGCCAGCAAGATGCCTTCGACGATGTCATCGACGTAACACCACGCCCGAATCTGCGAGCCATCGTTGTGGATGCCGAGCGGCTCGCCCTTGAGCGCCTTCAGGATGAAGTGATGGACGGCCCCCTCTCCGACCTGCCGCGGGCCGTAGATGTTGAAGGGCCGAATCGAGCAGGTAGGCAGTTGGTACTGCTTCCAGTAATTCATGGCGAGGTGCTCTGTGGCCAGCTTGGCCACGGCGTACGTCCATCGGGCCTCGCCCACGGCCCCCAAGGTGGTGGCATCCCATTCCGTTACGTTGAACGCGTAACGCCCGAAGACCTCACTGGTCGAAAAGTCGATGACCCGCTTCATGCGGCCATGACCCACTTCGAGCGCTGCTTCCAAAACGTTCATGGTGCCTTCGAGGGACACCCGCATCGTCAGCACCGGGTTGTTGATCACCGTGTCCACACCGGCGATCGAGGCCAGATGGACCACGGTGTCGCAGCCCACCATGGCTTTTCGCACCTGGGCAGCGTCCATCACGTCCCCTTTGATCACCGTCACCCTGGGATGGCTGTCGAGCCCCACCTGGGCAAGCGCGTTCCGCCGTAGGGTATCGAGCACCACGATCTCGTTCTTGGGCGCCAGCCGCTCGACGAGGTGTGACCCAATGAACCCTGCGCCCCCCGTGATGAGCACCCGTCGTCCCTCGACCGCTGGACCCCTGTGATTCGTCATGAAAGTACGCCGAATCATCCTATCGCCACCACGTGCACTTTCCTAAAGCGCGCGCCTTCGAAACACGAACGCCCCGGACGAGTCCAGGGCGCGCGGGATTTACACCAGAGTCTGCCTCAGTACTTGAACTGGAAGCCGACCCGCAGCCGAAAGGGGGCCTGTCGGTTCGAAAACGCGAGCCCACCCACGGCGGTCGCCTGGGTTTGGTAATCGGTCACCGTGCGCAACGCGAGCAGGTTCAGCACGTCCACGTACACCGACGCGTTGAAGCGGGTGATCGGCTTGAGGTTCACGCGGGCCTGCATGTTGAAGGTCTGCAGATCCGGCAACCGAAAGGCGTAGTCGTCGCCGGGATCGTTGAGCTGTAGGCCCGGATGAAAGCCCCGTTTGGCGCGGAAGTCGGTAAAATTTCCGGTGATGGCGTTGAAGTAGACGAGGTTGAGGGGCCCGCCCGAGCTGTAGTTGTAGGTAATGCCCGTCGAGAACCACGAGTTCCACTGATAGGTGGCCTGCGAGCGAATCGAGTGGCGGGTGTCGCCGTCGAGGTCGCCAAACTGGAACACGTCCTGCGCGGGGTTGTTCAAAAGCGCGTTTTGAAACCCGTCCACCACGTTGCCCGTCAACTTGCTCCACGTGTATGTGAAGTTGATCTTGAAGGCGCCCTCCCGCTTGCGGATGTTCGTGGTGACACCGACGTAGCGGCGCCGCGCTTCCGAGGGCGTCTCGAGGCTGAACACCCGGATGTTGCGCCCGTCCCTGAAGCGACCCGTGGGCTCGAGGTCGGTGCCGGCGGCGTTCCATATGGCGTTGACTTCAC
Above is a genomic segment from Myxococcales bacterium containing:
- a CDS encoding zinc-ribbon domain-containing protein — translated: MDVRCERCATEYELDDDAVPAGGCPVQCATCGHTFTVSRVPAAAMAEAALPSPPAAEWLLETSDGRLHRFRNLTSLQKWIIERKVTREDKISRTGQAWRRLGEIVELAPFFDVVDEADRARAARATVDAQSLKSEAERARRIGSPRPSPAAVASLSAELPDRGATAAPAPHKAPPAPRKPPPAPELEALDRWSAGGDTPTMTAEEEPSTAVVPVRRTGILVFASLVVAAGIGAVVWLKGPGVLAPKSPAPPPAGTTASTLALPQTLDRPPEAARPAPPRPAPPPAVAAPPSAPPVAVVPPPAPRADEGAGAIAEPTHYEPLVAAADRLLENGAPDRAFRLYDKALKQKPQGAEALAGLGYVMLDKSRPKPALGFFERALAEAPSYGPALFGMGEALRAEGRVDQAIEMYRRYLQVNAAGEDAPAARRQLQVLEDRAEAASPSGLPSAPAPAAYAPPSTPPPSPASVLSEPRDP
- a CDS encoding ABC transporter permease; the protein is MTQILAIALNTFREAVRNKVLYSLLLFALALILASFFLGEFTLGEGLRLTRDLGLFGVDVFGVLIAIFLGVNLLYKELQLKTIYTLLPKPIDRHQFVLGKWMGMVMTLAVQVTVMGMVAQGMLLLQGADVEPAMLKALWLLFVNVVVVTSIALVFSAFSTPFLSGLFALGLFIVGRSTPDLLEMGRRMGGGAGLVVAALTKLIPNLHLFFPSGTIVGVERVTVHQAFVDASYLVWTTLYGFGYSALALGAAILIFRRRDFV
- a CDS encoding ABC transporter ATP-binding protein, which codes for MSGPPALFAENLSKTFRLGFFRKRVEAVREVSFEVQQGEIFGFLGPNGAGKTTTMKMLMGLVFPDRGQARVLGRPVADREAKRRLGYLPETPYFYEYLTAEEFLDFVGRLVGLSGAKTRQRRDELLGRVGLEHARGRPLRKFSKGMLQRVGIAQALMGDPELVILDEPMTGLDPLGRKDVRDLMVSLKREGKTIFFSTHILPDVEMICDRVALVVGGRTVSQGPLTQLLSAKIVATELLLRPSVDRPLPTPPPGTDRLESGEDIRLDVPGGADVDAYLQAVLASGAHVMSVSPRRESLEAFFVREANRGMPGEEQSRQAEGRP
- a CDS encoding GDP-mannose 4,6-dehydratase; amino-acid sequence: MTNHRGPAVEGRRVLITGGAGFIGSHLVERLAPKNEIVVLDTLRRNALAQVGLDSHPRVTVIKGDVMDAAQVRKAMVGCDTVVHLASIAGVDTVINNPVLTMRVSLEGTMNVLEAALEVGHGRMKRVIDFSTSEVFGRYAFNVTEWDATTLGAVGEARWTYAVAKLATEHLAMNYWKQYQLPTCSIRPFNIYGPRQVGEGAVHHFILKALKGEPLGIHNDGSQIRAWCYVDDIVEGILLAITRDEAVGHAFNIGNPRSTLTIHSLAREIVRLASSSSHIEFVPWDHPDVELRIPNISKARELLAYEPRIDLEEGLLRTVYWYRRHLSDTGS